A window of Campylobacter cuniculorum DSM 23162 = LMG 24588 contains these coding sequences:
- the panB gene encoding 3-methyl-2-oxobutanoate hydroxymethyltransferase, giving the protein MRKTILDLYKQKENKQKITMVTSYDYLSARLLDNAGIDMILIGDSLGMVVLGYEDTLSVTMEDMIHHSRAVSRGAKNAFIVADLPFMSYQASVEDAVKNSGRLLKEGRVNAVKLEGGLEFASHIKAISNAFIPVMAHIGLTPQAVHMLGGYRVQGKDEILAKKLIKDAKIAEESGAFALLLECIPYALAEIITKEVSIPTIGIGAGKYCDGQVLVWHDLLGLNTEFKPKFAKVYANTLEGIKKYIDEVKQGEFPSQEHSFSMADEVLRKIY; this is encoded by the coding sequence ATGAGAAAAACAATCCTAGATTTATACAAACAAAAAGAAAATAAACAAAAAATTACTATGGTAACTTCTTATGATTATTTAAGTGCTAGACTTTTGGATAATGCAGGTATAGATATGATTTTAATCGGCGATTCTTTGGGTATGGTTGTTTTAGGATACGAAGACACTCTATCTGTAACTATGGAGGATATGATTCATCATTCTCGTGCTGTGTCTAGAGGTGCTAAAAACGCTTTTATTGTAGCGGATTTGCCCTTTATGTCTTATCAAGCAAGTGTTGAAGATGCGGTAAAAAATTCGGGCAGACTTTTAAAAGAAGGTAGGGTTAATGCTGTGAAATTAGAAGGCGGTTTAGAATTTGCATCTCATATTAAAGCAATTTCAAATGCCTTTATACCTGTCATGGCACATATAGGCTTAACCCCGCAAGCAGTGCATATGCTTGGAGGTTATAGGGTGCAAGGTAAAGATGAAATTTTAGCTAAAAAACTTATAAAAGATGCGAAGATAGCAGAAGAGTCCGGAGCTTTTGCTCTTCTTTTAGAATGCATCCCTTATGCTTTAGCTGAAATTATCACAAAGGAAGTTTCCATACCAACCATTGGCATAGGAGCGGGAAAATATTGCGATGGGCAGGTTTTAGTTTGGCATGATTTATTGGGTTTAAACACTGAATTTAAGCCAAAATTTGCTAAGGTTTATGCGAATACACTCGAGGGAATTAAAAAATATATCGATGAAGTAAAACAAGGCGAATTTCCAAGTCAAGAGCATAGTTTTAGTATGGCTGACGAGGTTTTAAGAAAGATATACTAG
- the panC gene encoding pantoate--beta-alanine ligase, with the protein MQLISDIQAMSEQIDKWRKQNLSIGFVPTMGYLHEGHLSLVKAAKENDKVVLSIFVNPMQFGPKEDLASYPRDLKRDTKLCEENGVDIIFSPTAEQMYPQNFSTYVDMNSISDKLCGASRKGHFRGVCTVLMKLFNIVRPHNVYFGQKDAQQCAVVKHMIEDLNLNLKLKICPIIREEDKLAKSSRNVYLNEKERKAALVLSKAIFLGENLVKNGQRNPKIIIEEMKKELLKEKLAKIDYVSLVHPKTMQELEWIENEVLGAIAVFIGKTRLIDNFLIQELQ; encoded by the coding sequence ATGCAATTGATTTCAGACATTCAAGCAATGAGTGAGCAAATTGACAAGTGGAGAAAACAAAATTTAAGCATAGGTTTTGTGCCGACAATGGGATATTTGCACGAGGGACATTTAAGTTTGGTTAAGGCTGCAAAAGAAAATGATAAGGTGGTTTTAAGTATTTTTGTCAATCCTATGCAATTTGGTCCTAAAGAAGATCTTGCTTCTTATCCAAGGGATTTAAAAAGAGATACTAAGCTTTGCGAGGAAAATGGGGTGGATATAATCTTCTCTCCTACAGCAGAGCAAATGTATCCGCAAAATTTTAGCACCTATGTGGATATGAACTCTATAAGCGATAAGCTGTGTGGAGCAAGTAGAAAGGGGCATTTTAGAGGAGTTTGCACGGTTTTGATGAAACTTTTTAATATTGTGCGTCCTCATAATGTATATTTTGGACAAAAAGACGCTCAACAATGTGCAGTTGTAAAGCATATGATAGAAGATTTAAATCTTAATTTAAAATTAAAAATTTGCCCTATCATAAGAGAAGAGGATAAGCTTGCAAAAAGTTCTAGAAATGTTTATCTTAACGAAAAGGAAAGAAAAGCCGCTTTAGTGCTTTCAAAAGCCATTTTTTTAGGGGAAAATTTAGTTAAAAATGGACAAAGAAATCCAAAAATTATTATAGAAGAGATGAAAAAAGAGCTTTTAAAAGAAAAACTTGCGAAAATCGATTATGTGAGTTTGGTTCATCCAAAAACAATGCAAGAGCTTGAATGGATTGAAAATGAAGTATTAGGAGCCATAGCTGTGTTTATAGGAAAAACAAGATTGATTGATAATTTTTTAATACAAGAACTTCAATGA
- the panD gene encoding aspartate 1-decarboxylase, which produces MTITLLKAKIHRAVVSEAKLNYVGSISIDKELLKASGILEYEKVQVVNLNNGERFETYTIATKEKGMICLNGAAARLVQAGDKIIIMSYANLEAKEALDFKPKVVFVDENNAITRISHYENHGELF; this is translated from the coding sequence ATGACTATAACTTTACTGAAAGCAAAAATTCATCGTGCGGTTGTGAGCGAAGCAAAGCTTAATTATGTTGGAAGCATTAGCATCGATAAGGAATTACTCAAAGCAAGTGGAATTTTAGAATACGAAAAAGTGCAAGTGGTGAATCTTAACAATGGAGAAAGATTTGAAACTTATACCATTGCTACAAAAGAAAAAGGAATGATTTGTCTTAACGGAGCTGCAGCACGTTTGGTGCAAGCTGGGGATAAGATTATCATTATGTCTTATGCGAATTTAGAGGCTAAAGAGGCTTTGGATTTTAAACCTAAAGTTGTATTTGTTGATGAAAACAATGCTATCACCCGAATTTCTCACTATGAAAATCATGGAGAGCTTTTTTGA
- a CDS encoding efflux RND transporter periplasmic adaptor subunit, whose protein sequence is MKKKIIILIVTIFALVIVYFSFFYSDNDIQFLTQKVGRTDISQTIESVGKVYAKDQVDVGAQVSGQITKLYVDVGDRVKQGDLIAQIDKDKQQNDLDITKAQLESAKANLESKKVALDIATKQYQREQKLYANKATSLESLETLKNNYFTLKANVAELNASVVGLEISLKNAQKDLDYTTIVAPMDGVIINVAVDEGQTVNANQNTPTIVRIANLDEMEVRMEIAEADVNKIKIGTEVGFAVLSDPDKIYHAKISSIDPADTEVSDSSSISNTTSNSSTSNAIYFYAKFFVPNKDNFLRIGMSIQNEIVVASVKNVIAVPTYAIKNDKQGYFVEILDNKTAVKKYVKLGLKDSLNTQILEGLNENEELILSSSADDLAPKIKLRF, encoded by the coding sequence ATGAAAAAAAAGATTATTATTTTAATAGTTACTATTTTTGCGTTAGTTATTGTATATTTTTCTTTTTTTTATTCTGACAATGACATTCAGTTTTTAACACAAAAAGTGGGACGCACAGATATTTCTCAAACCATAGAATCTGTAGGCAAGGTGTATGCTAAAGACCAAGTTGATGTTGGAGCACAAGTAAGCGGACAAATCACTAAACTCTATGTTGATGTGGGCGATAGAGTCAAGCAAGGGGACTTGATTGCTCAAATTGATAAAGACAAGCAGCAAAATGATTTAGACATTACAAAGGCACAGCTTGAAAGTGCTAAGGCAAATTTAGAAAGCAAAAAAGTTGCTTTGGATATAGCCACAAAACAATATCAAAGAGAGCAAAAACTTTACGCAAATAAGGCTACTTCGCTTGAAAGCTTAGAGACGCTTAAAAATAATTATTTTACTCTTAAAGCAAATGTAGCAGAATTAAATGCAAGTGTCGTTGGACTTGAAATTTCACTCAAAAACGCCCAAAAAGATTTGGATTATACAACCATTGTTGCTCCAATGGATGGGGTTATTATCAATGTTGCTGTGGATGAAGGGCAAACTGTTAATGCCAATCAAAACACACCAACCATTGTCCGCATTGCAAATTTAGATGAAATGGAAGTAAGAATGGAGATTGCGGAAGCTGATGTCAATAAAATCAAAATCGGCACAGAAGTGGGTTTTGCGGTTTTAAGCGATCCGGATAAAATTTACCACGCTAAAATCTCAAGCATAGACCCTGCCGATACTGAAGTTAGCGACTCAAGTTCAATTTCAAATACCACATCAAATTCAAGCACTTCAAATGCAATTTATTTTTATGCGAAATTTTTTGTTCCTAATAAAGATAATTTCTTGCGTATAGGAATGAGCATACAAAATGAAATTGTTGTTGCAAGTGTTAAAAATGTGATTGCTGTGCCAACTTATGCGATAAAAAATGATAAACAGGGTTATTTTGTAGAAATTTTAGACAATAAAACAGCTGTAAAAAAATATGTTAAATTAGGGCTTAAGGATTCTTTAAATACCCAAATTTTAGAGGGGCTTAATGAAAATGAAGAATTGATTTTAAGTTCAAGTGCCGATGATTTGGCTCCAAAAATAAAATTGAGATTTTGA
- a CDS encoding MacB family efflux pump subunit — protein sequence MIHLKKICKKIGENIILKDIDLTIHKGEFVAIIGQSGSGKTSLLNIIGTLDEPSSGGFIFENYEVTSLNKNEKARLRREKIGFIFQRYNLLNLLSAKENVSLPAVYAGKTHTQRNQKAEELLKSLELGLKQDSKPNELSGGQQQRVSIARALMNGGDLILADEPTGALDSKSGEMVLEILQNLNQQGHTIILVTHDRNIAQKAGRIVEIKDGQILSDSNPQYIEKTEIRTMAKERKTLALFKNQALECLKIAYSSILAHKLRSLLTMLGIIIGIASVVCVVALGLGSQAKVLASIASLGTNIIEVRPGKGFGDLRSGKTRLNFSDLNALRTLEYLEAVEAHANTSGIATYKNISLNARAEGVGLNHFNIIGVKLEAGRNLTADEIRDSANVVVLDFNAKKNLFPHEKNEDILGRVVIFDFQPFKIIGILQKNTNKIIEDNVVQLYMPYTTLMNKITGDRQLREITIKVKDEVNSVLAENAIIRILEIKRGQKDFFTFNSDTFKQAITANRRTTTLLTISVALIALIVGGIGVMNIMLVSVSERTREIGIRMAIGARKEDILMQFLIEAVMICIAGAILGVLLSIALIFAFNALSTDFPMILSVGSIFLGLLSSVLIGVIFGFFPAKNAANLNPINALSKE from the coding sequence ATGATTCATCTTAAAAAAATTTGTAAAAAAATCGGTGAAAATATTATCTTAAAAGATATTGATTTAACCATCCATAAAGGCGAATTTGTTGCGATTATAGGACAAAGTGGGAGCGGTAAAACCTCTCTTTTAAATATCATAGGAACCTTAGATGAGCCAAGTAGCGGGGGTTTTATTTTTGAAAATTATGAAGTAACAAGTTTAAATAAAAATGAAAAAGCAAGACTAAGACGCGAAAAAATTGGTTTTATCTTTCAACGTTATAATCTTTTAAATTTATTGAGTGCAAAAGAAAATGTTAGTTTACCTGCTGTTTATGCGGGTAAAACCCATACACAAAGGAATCAAAAGGCTGAAGAATTATTAAAAAGTTTAGAATTAGGCTTAAAGCAAGATTCTAAGCCTAATGAGCTAAGTGGCGGACAGCAGCAACGCGTGAGTATAGCAAGAGCCTTGATGAATGGCGGGGATTTGATTTTAGCTGATGAACCGACCGGAGCTTTGGATAGTAAAAGTGGGGAAATGGTGCTTGAAATTTTACAAAATTTAAATCAGCAAGGACATACCATAATTTTAGTCACTCACGACAGAAATATAGCTCAAAAGGCTGGACGCATTGTTGAGATTAAAGATGGGCAAATACTTAGTGATAGCAATCCTCAATATATTGAAAAAACTGAAATTCGCACAATGGCAAAGGAAAGAAAAACTCTAGCCTTATTTAAAAATCAAGCCTTAGAATGTCTCAAAATTGCTTATTCTTCTATCTTAGCACATAAGCTTAGATCCCTTTTAACAATGCTTGGTATAATTATAGGAATTGCTTCTGTGGTTTGTGTGGTGGCTTTGGGTTTAGGTTCTCAAGCTAAGGTTTTAGCTTCGATTGCAAGTCTTGGGACTAATATTATTGAAGTAAGGCCGGGTAAGGGATTTGGAGATTTGCGTTCGGGTAAGACGCGTTTAAATTTTAGCGATTTAAATGCCTTAAGAACTCTTGAATATTTAGAAGCCGTTGAGGCACACGCAAACACTTCAGGCATTGCAACCTATAAAAATATTTCTTTAAATGCAAGGGCTGAAGGCGTAGGGCTTAATCATTTTAATATCATTGGAGTAAAACTTGAAGCAGGAAGGAATTTAACCGCAGATGAGATTAGAGATAGTGCAAATGTCGTTGTGCTTGATTTTAATGCTAAAAAAAATCTTTTTCCCCATGAAAAAAATGAGGACATTTTAGGACGCGTCGTGATTTTTGATTTTCAACCTTTTAAAATCATAGGAATTTTGCAAAAAAATACAAATAAAATCATAGAGGATAATGTCGTGCAACTTTATATGCCCTATACAACTCTTATGAATAAAATCACGGGTGATAGGCAACTTCGTGAAATCACGATTAAGGTTAAAGATGAAGTTAATTCAGTTTTAGCAGAAAATGCAATCATTAGAATTTTAGAAATCAAACGCGGACAAAAGGATTTTTTTACTTTTAATTCAGACACTTTTAAACAAGCCATAACTGCAAACAGGCGGACAACAACCCTATTGACTATTTCTGTGGCATTGATTGCTTTGATTGTTGGTGGGATTGGAGTGATGAATATTATGCTGGTTTCTGTGAGTGAGAGGACTCGAGAAATTGGCATTAGAATGGCAATTGGGGCAAGAAAAGAGGACATTTTAATGCAATTTTTAATTGAAGCGGTGATGATTTGCATAGCAGGAGCCATTTTAGGGGTTTTGCTCTCAATTGCACTGATTTTTGCTTTTAATGCTCTTAGCACGGATTTTCCTATGATTTTATCAGTAGGTTCGATTTTTTTAGGACTTTTAAGTTCAGTTTTAATTGGCGTGATTTTTGGCTTTTTTCCTGCAAAAAATGCAGCGAATTTAAATCCTATCAATGCTTTATCGAAGGAATAA
- a CDS encoding TolC family protein has product MKKICVLILSILLSACGVKLSEVHEKTINANEIKDLNLSKEWWRAYKDDKIDEFIDFVLQYNSDINIARTTFLSMVARADLIDYDLYPSLSGNLGLNGSKDLNSGQQNKSFSNSLNLSYELDIYGKILDSSKARELSAKASAYDLENLKLSIINSSINGIFELAYFNDVENLLLSYKNNLEQMKELYQFKYELGKIEELDLLNIEQNLLRAKQNLISNEQNRDLLIKNLQDLIGNQKGFKYIEYFKNLSLAHFKELKPNFDLPLEILSYRPDVKAKLNNLKAAFKDYSSVQKSLLPSINLGGGLSGRDRKFDESFKFEILNGVIEISLPFLDFGRVRQNIKISQYAYEALLFEYEQILQSAINEFMLNYKDYQNVNMLLENLKIINLKQEQITKAYLQKYEAGKSELKDYLDASNALNSSQQEFLRARFNLLSTINSYYQITTIDDKELKLN; this is encoded by the coding sequence ATGAAAAAAATTTGCGTTTTAATTTTAAGTATTTTGCTAAGTGCTTGTGGAGTAAAACTTAGCGAAGTGCATGAAAAAACCATAAATGCAAATGAAATAAAGGATTTGAATTTAAGCAAAGAATGGTGGAGGGCTTATAAAGATGATAAAATTGATGAATTTATAGACTTTGTTTTACAATACAATAGCGATATAAACATTGCTAGAACGACATTTTTAAGTATGGTGGCAAGGGCTGATTTGATTGATTATGATTTATATCCTAGTTTGAGTGGAAATTTGGGACTTAATGGTTCTAAAGATTTAAATTCAGGGCAGCAAAATAAAAGCTTTTCAAATTCTTTAAATTTAAGTTATGAGCTTGATATTTATGGAAAAATTCTTGATTCTTCTAAGGCAAGAGAATTGAGTGCTAAGGCAAGTGCTTATGATTTAGAAAATTTGAAGTTAAGTATCATTAACTCAAGCATTAATGGAATTTTCGAGCTTGCATATTTTAATGATGTTGAAAATTTACTTTTATCCTATAAGAATAATTTAGAGCAAATGAAAGAGCTTTATCAATTTAAATATGAACTAGGAAAGATTGAAGAGCTTGATTTGCTCAATATTGAGCAAAATTTACTTCGTGCAAAGCAAAATTTAATCTCAAATGAACAAAACCGCGATTTGCTCATTAAAAATCTGCAAGATTTAATAGGAAATCAAAAGGGTTTTAAATATATAGAATATTTTAAAAATTTAAGTTTGGCACATTTTAAAGAATTAAAACCTAATTTTGATTTGCCCCTAGAAATTCTTTCTTATCGTCCCGATGTTAAAGCTAAACTTAACAATCTCAAAGCCGCATTTAAGGATTATTCTAGTGTTCAAAAGTCGCTTTTACCAAGTATTAATTTGGGCGGAGGCTTAAGCGGAAGAGACAGAAAATTTGATGAGAGTTTTAAATTTGAAATTTTAAATGGCGTGATTGAAATTTCTTTGCCTTTTTTGGATTTTGGTAGGGTGCGTCAAAATATAAAAATTTCTCAATACGCTTATGAAGCTTTGCTTTTTGAATACGAGCAAATTTTGCAAAGTGCGATTAATGAATTTATGTTAAATTACAAAGATTATCAAAATGTAAATATGCTTTTAGAAAATCTTAAAATAATCAATTTAAAACAAGAGCAAATTACAAAGGCTTATCTTCAAAAATATGAAGCTGGAAAAAGTGAGCTTAAAGATTATTTGGATGCAAGTAATGCTTTAAATTCCTCACAACAAGAATTTTTAAGAGCGAGATTTAATCTTTTAAGCACTATCAATTCTTATTATCAAATTACAACCATTGATGATAAAGAATTAAAACTTAATTGA
- a CDS encoding GDSL-type esterase/lipase family protein, with translation MKMKILKILFLIIFCIKIEAAANFDNILEKAKNQSAIKNYTTRANLHQLSQKIKAQKNLGIRIYGDSHMAADFFPNILRNAFFEPNSIGFVYPLQPKYQQNLNVKYDFQDFEILNSKISSAEENYPLGGVIAKALKEGAKISLELSLEKQKFNTAFLFRAPSNTNAFHIKDSQGKNYNLRSNKANKWSYKELELTFPLQITALQKDAQLGGYFITNKKGGNLFLDTIAINGAKSDLWLRWNQKVVSEELKVLKNDLIILAYGSNDALFGAFDKQIFKDNLKKWFKILKKENKDAVFMIISPPTITQKKGKKYEISPYFFTLRKTLDELAREEKMLFFDMHKFIEDSGGKNVWIKQKLSLQDVHLSISGYELMARKMVQDLKKLFN, from the coding sequence TTGAAAATGAAAATTTTAAAGATACTTTTTTTAATTATTTTTTGTATCAAGATTGAAGCGGCTGCGAATTTTGACAATATTCTTGAAAAAGCTAAAAATCAAAGTGCAATCAAAAATTACACCACAAGAGCGAATTTACATCAATTGAGTCAAAAAATCAAGGCACAAAAAAATTTAGGCATTAGAATTTATGGCGATTCTCATATGGCGGCAGATTTTTTTCCAAATATTTTAAGAAATGCTTTTTTTGAACCCAATTCCATAGGTTTCGTTTATCCTTTACAACCAAAATATCAACAGAATTTAAATGTAAAATACGATTTTCAGGATTTTGAAATTCTTAATTCTAAAATTTCAAGTGCTGAAGAAAACTATCCCTTAGGCGGAGTTATAGCAAAAGCTTTAAAAGAAGGAGCAAAAATTTCACTAGAACTTTCTTTAGAAAAACAAAAATTTAATACAGCCTTTCTTTTTAGGGCTCCTTCAAATACAAATGCTTTTCACATCAAGGATTCTCAAGGTAAAAATTATAATCTTCGCTCAAATAAAGCTAATAAATGGTCTTATAAAGAACTTGAACTCACTTTTCCTTTGCAGATTACAGCTCTGCAAAAAGACGCTCAACTTGGAGGATATTTTATCACCAATAAAAAAGGAGGGAATCTTTTTTTAGATACCATAGCGATTAATGGGGCAAAAAGTGATTTGTGGCTTCGGTGGAATCAAAAGGTTGTGAGTGAGGAACTTAAGGTTTTAAAAAATGATTTGATTATCCTTGCTTATGGCTCAAATGACGCTTTATTTGGTGCGTTTGATAAACAAATTTTCAAGGATAATTTAAAAAAATGGTTTAAAATTTTAAAAAAAGAGAATAAAGATGCTGTTTTTATGATTATTTCTCCCCCTACTATAACGCAAAAAAAAGGCAAAAAATATGAAATCAGCCCATATTTTTTTACCTTACGCAAAACCTTAGATGAACTTGCTAGAGAAGAAAAAATGCTTTTTTTTGATATGCATAAATTTATAGAAGATAGCGGTGGAAAAAATGTTTGGATTAAGCAAAAATTATCTTTACAAGATGTGCATCTTAGCATAAGTGGCTATGAGCTTATGGCAAGGAAAATGGTGCAGGATTTGAAAAAGCTTTTCAATTAA
- a CDS encoding SGNH/GDSL hydrolase family protein: MSVLRFFFILIVVFILVVLVMNQSISSYIEQKYHFVFYPQNDILKEANSLKVKLEQIRAILNDEPLSQNNKTQADTKTNDDEEIITLSLELPTQDENLSLENNILDVNQSLNEEKIDEVIKDENISFIDNTKIQIKEGEEFLLIGDSLMQGAAIALSRDLKGLGIKATDLSKQNTGLSYKSYFNWANATNSALNNNHRIKYLVVLLGVNDPWDIKKGGVYHRFNTPGWIEIYTERVKEIIDIAKKHRVKIFWFEIPPVKKEDLNKKIQVLNQIYSSEILKNNEILVNTKLFFSVNNAFSSYIKDENNKSTKVRTDDGIHFTPRGAKEISKLLLEHIYKD, from the coding sequence ATGAGTGTATTAAGATTTTTTTTCATTTTAATTGTAGTTTTCATTTTGGTTGTGCTTGTAATGAATCAAAGCATAAGCTCTTATATAGAACAAAAATACCATTTTGTCTTTTATCCTCAAAATGATATTTTAAAAGAAGCAAATTCCTTAAAGGTTAAATTAGAACAAATTCGAGCCATTTTAAACGATGAGCCCCTTTCGCAAAATAACAAAACACAAGCAGATACAAAAACAAATGACGATGAAGAAATTATAACATTAAGCTTAGAACTTCCGACTCAAGATGAAAATTTATCCCTTGAAAATAACATTTTAGATGTAAATCAAAGCTTGAATGAAGAAAAAATTGATGAAGTTATCAAAGATGAAAATATAAGTTTTATTGACAATACAAAAATTCAAATCAAAGAAGGAGAGGAATTCTTACTCATAGGAGATTCTTTAATGCAAGGAGCCGCCATTGCCTTAAGTAGAGATTTAAAGGGTTTGGGGATTAAAGCAACGGATTTAAGCAAACAAAACACAGGGCTTTCTTATAAATCTTATTTTAATTGGGCAAATGCGACTAATTCAGCTCTTAACAATAATCATCGTATCAAATATCTTGTTGTTTTGCTCGGAGTCAATGATCCTTGGGACATTAAAAAGGGTGGGGTGTATCATCGTTTCAACACTCCGGGTTGGATAGAAATTTATACAGAACGTGTCAAAGAAATTATCGATATTGCAAAAAAGCATAGGGTTAAAATATTTTGGTTTGAAATTCCGCCCGTAAAAAAAGAAGATTTAAATAAAAAAATTCAAGTTTTAAATCAAATTTATTCTTCTGAAATATTAAAAAATAACGAAATTCTTGTCAATACCAAGCTATTTTTTAGTGTCAATAATGCCTTTTCAAGCTATATTAAAGATGAAAATAATAAAAGCACAAAAGTAAGAACTGATGATGGAATTCATTTTACTCCTAGAGGGGCTAAAGAAATATCAAAGCTTTTACTCGAACATATTTATAAAGATTGA
- a CDS encoding MBOAT family O-acyltransferase encodes MTYFSLEFSILMIVFFAIYWLFKADYKTQNVLILIFSYIIYTLINPYFSLVLILYTFFIHYFALLIFVRRKRHIFSACIAFVILNLCFFKYFPSIKGSLDEILLLLGLEFLDIDIIFPVGISFYTFSSITYLVNVYKKQKLESFINLATFLSFFPTLLLGPIMRSEFFFEQAYKKREFKYTNLIIVLLIFGIVKKVLIANYLELYSKTILNNPSSYNFIELLSALYAYAVQIYCDFSGYVDLVSAFALMLGFTLPLNFNMPYLARNLKDFWARWHISLSTFIRDYIYIPLGGNRQGMFKTSLNILIAFVLSGIWHGSTINFMIWGLLHGLGVVFIHLIATTRFNLKKIPALGRFITFQFVCFAWIFFYYQSLEEAFVYLKACYENFFLIPEYKDIYILVIFAVLFMIYPLFVNFKDYCVKILDLTPLLLKPFIIAFILLLVFAFMPSGIPEFIYSSF; translated from the coding sequence ATGACTTATTTTTCTTTAGAATTCAGTATTTTGATGATTGTTTTTTTTGCAATCTATTGGCTTTTTAAAGCAGATTATAAAACTCAAAATGTTTTAATATTAATCTTTAGTTATATCATTTATACCCTAATCAATCCTTATTTTTCTTTGGTTTTAATTCTATATACTTTTTTTATACATTATTTTGCTTTACTTATTTTTGTGCGTCGCAAAAGACATATTTTTTCTGCTTGTATAGCCTTTGTTATACTCAATCTGTGCTTTTTTAAGTATTTTCCGAGCATCAAAGGCAGTCTTGATGAAATTTTACTTCTTTTAGGCTTAGAATTTTTAGATATTGATATTATTTTTCCTGTCGGCATAAGTTTTTACACTTTTAGCTCTATCACTTATCTTGTCAATGTTTATAAAAAACAAAAACTTGAAAGCTTTATCAATCTTGCAACCTTTCTTTCCTTTTTCCCAACCTTGCTTTTAGGTCCTATTATGAGAAGTGAATTTTTCTTTGAACAAGCTTATAAAAAACGTGAATTTAAATATACAAATTTAATTATCGTTTTACTTATCTTTGGTATTGTCAAAAAAGTTTTGATTGCAAATTATTTAGAGCTTTATTCTAAGACTATTTTAAACAATCCAAGTTCTTATAATTTCATTGAGCTTTTAAGTGCTCTTTATGCTTATGCTGTGCAAATTTATTGTGATTTTAGCGGTTATGTGGATTTAGTCAGTGCCTTTGCTTTAATGCTCGGTTTTACTCTACCGCTTAATTTTAATATGCCTTATTTGGCAAGGAATCTTAAGGATTTTTGGGCAAGGTGGCATATAAGTCTTTCAACTTTCATAAGGGATTATATTTATATTCCTTTAGGGGGCAACAGACAAGGTATGTTTAAAACAAGCTTGAATATACTCATCGCCTTTGTGCTTTCAGGGATTTGGCATGGCAGCACGATTAATTTTATGATTTGGGGTTTATTGCATGGGCTTGGAGTTGTTTTTATCCATCTCATCGCTACAACGCGTTTTAATCTTAAGAAAATTCCAGCTTTAGGTCGTTTTATCACCTTTCAATTTGTTTGTTTTGCGTGGATTTTCTTTTATTATCAAAGTTTAGAGGAGGCTTTTGTATATCTTAAGGCTTGTTATGAAAATTTCTTTTTGATTCCAGAATACAAAGACATTTATATTTTAGTTATTTTCGCGGTGCTTTTTATGATTTATCCTTTGTTTGTTAATTTTAAAGATTATTGTGTGAAAATTTTAGATTTAACCCCTCTTTTACTAAAACCTTTCATTATAGCCTTTATCTTACTCCTCGTTTTTGCTTTTATGCCAAGCGGAATTCCAGAATTTATTTATTCGAGTTTTTAA
- a CDS encoding ferritin, translating to MLSKQVVNLLNEQIAKEMYAANLYLSMSSWCYENSYDGAGAFLFQHAGEESDHAKRLISYLNETDSHVELQSIKQPENNFKSLLDVFEKTYKHEQTITESINSLVDHMLAHKDYPTFNFLQWYVSEQHEEEALFRGIVDKIKLVDDNGNGIYLVDQYIKTLIKK from the coding sequence ATGCTTTCAAAACAAGTTGTAAATTTACTCAATGAGCAAATTGCTAAAGAAATGTATGCGGCAAATTTATACCTTAGTATGAGTTCTTGGTGCTATGAAAATAGCTATGATGGAGCAGGGGCTTTTTTATTTCAACATGCTGGAGAGGAAAGCGATCATGCAAAACGTTTGATTTCTTATCTTAATGAAACCGATTCTCATGTAGAATTACAATCCATCAAACAACCTGAAAATAATTTTAAATCTTTACTCGATGTCTTTGAAAAAACTTACAAACATGAACAAACTATTACAGAATCTATTAATTCTTTGGTTGATCATATGTTAGCCCATAAAGACTATCCTACTTTTAATTTTTTACAATGGTATGTGAGTGAGCAACACGAAGAAGAGGCTCTTTTTAGAGGAATTGTTGATAAGATTAAATTGGTCGATGATAATGGAAATGGTATATATTTGGTCGATCAATACATCAAAACTCTCATTAAAAAATAA